A genome region from Spirochaetota bacterium includes the following:
- a CDS encoding TetR/AcrR family transcriptional regulator, with product MKKKENSEKIFSAALKVFAQYGYKKTTVEDIAKELNMTKGNLYLYVNNKKDLYHKAVEFALLRWQNYVREAIHKESDPRSKFLTMCHKAVEYLSIDADFRNILVHDPDIFPMFTDKDPYERINNNSINMIKTILKEGIEKGVFRSVNISAMSKAIFSIYKMFIIRMYIRSEAKEVRKMFEQTLDLITQGLFKQ from the coding sequence ATGAAGAAGAAAGAAAACTCTGAAAAGATTTTTTCCGCTGCTTTGAAGGTTTTTGCACAATACGGGTATAAAAAGACAACTGTGGAAGATATTGCTAAAGAGCTCAATATGACCAAAGGCAATCTATATCTGTATGTTAACAATAAAAAAGACCTCTACCACAAGGCTGTTGAGTTTGCTCTACTTCGCTGGCAAAATTACGTAAGAGAAGCTATTCATAAAGAATCTGACCCCAGAAGTAAGTTTCTTACCATGTGCCACAAAGCGGTTGAATACCTTTCAATTGATGCTGATTTCCGAAATATTCTGGTACATGACCCGGACATATTTCCCATGTTCACTGATAAAGATCCCTATGAACGCATCAATAACAATTCCATAAATATGATTAAAACAATCTTAAAAGAAGGTATTGAAAAAGGGGTTTTCCGTTCTGTAAACATATCCGCTATGTCAAAGGCAATTTTTTCAATTTATAAAATGTTTATCATACGCATGTACATACGAAGTGAGGCAAAAGAGGTGCGTAAAATGTTTGAGCAAACACTGGACCTCATTACTCAGGGTTTGTTTAAACAATAG
- a CDS encoding SCP2 sterol-binding domain-containing protein, translating into MPQELLYLTPQWRDEAERRLKSELTPEKMNFITSSMSNIYLNCPGGGSKYLFFKFADGTLDTLDLGEGEPPEAEFRITGDYQTFAMISRAELGSQKALMTGKLKLKGNMVKALKLAAIADRLNRVLSQIPAKY; encoded by the coding sequence ATGCCACAGGAATTATTATATTTAACACCCCAATGGCGTGATGAAGCCGAGCGGCGCCTTAAAAGCGAACTTACTCCTGAAAAAATGAACTTCATAACTTCATCAATGTCAAACATTTACCTGAACTGCCCTGGTGGAGGAAGTAAGTATTTATTCTTTAAATTTGCCGACGGCACATTAGACACCTTAGATTTGGGGGAAGGTGAGCCTCCAGAAGCCGAATTTAGAATTACTGGTGATTATCAGACATTTGCAATGATCTCACGTGCTGAGTTAGGGTCACAGAAGGCACTTATGACAGGAAAATTAAAATTAAAAGGGAATATGGTAAAAGCATTAAAATTGGCAGCCATAGCAGACAGATTGAACAGGGTATTATCGCAAATACCTGCTAAGTATTAA
- a CDS encoding M24 family metallopeptidase: protein MTSRLENKGPYYIDFPGRIKTIQQEMAKENIDVYLGLRLRTLSWTLDAFCPWRSFVVIPQEGMPAAFTFVIDAARVADESWLDEDHVFGFVPMGGQDQIELIADYINDLLKNKKGRIGVENGMSNYLPEGNLTHYEYERFKDALPDCEFVDAYTIIDKLSMIKDEGTINRFREASRIVDVGHKVVYEAIRNGGWKGMTETEIAGIAAYAMRKEGSEWEWSYTGGNEIASGYRTGLAGGACTPATRKKLQASEPLMVDIHAMFMLGLGDHSHNYLIAPVTDRQRWHAQNFLDIVNLTLKTYRAGITPSLLAEQMMAFAEERGFADYMVPGFEHGIGMMGDEWRIGINDGPFPFWTNPDHVYQENELLICAMQYACPQDNMGFRYENPIVIHKNGCEPLSTYPLTIDEIE, encoded by the coding sequence ATGACATCACGATTGGAAAATAAAGGACCGTATTATATTGACTTTCCGGGTCGAATCAAAACTATTCAACAGGAAATGGCAAAGGAAAATATTGACGTATATTTAGGTTTACGACTACGTACATTGTCATGGACACTTGATGCATTTTGCCCATGGAGAAGTTTTGTTGTAATACCACAGGAAGGCATGCCTGCAGCGTTTACGTTTGTTATTGATGCCGCACGTGTTGCCGATGAATCATGGCTTGATGAAGATCACGTCTTTGGATTTGTGCCAATGGGAGGACAGGATCAGATTGAACTTATTGCTGATTATATCAATGACCTGTTAAAAAATAAGAAGGGAAGAATCGGTGTAGAAAACGGGATGTCCAATTATCTGCCAGAAGGCAACCTCACACATTATGAATATGAACGCTTTAAAGATGCACTGCCTGATTGTGAATTTGTAGATGCATATACTATAATTGACAAATTATCCATGATAAAAGATGAAGGGACCATTAACAGATTCCGCGAAGCATCCCGTATTGTGGATGTTGGACACAAGGTTGTGTATGAAGCCATACGCAATGGTGGGTGGAAAGGTATGACCGAAACTGAAATAGCCGGTATTGCTGCCTATGCCATGCGCAAGGAAGGCAGTGAGTGGGAATGGAGTTATACTGGTGGCAACGAAATCGCATCTGGGTACAGGACAGGACTTGCCGGGGGAGCATGTACTCCTGCAACCCGCAAAAAATTGCAAGCAAGCGAACCCCTGATGGTTGACATTCATGCAATGTTCATGTTAGGTCTGGGGGATCATTCCCATAACTATCTCATAGCTCCTGTAACTGACCGGCAACGCTGGCATGCACAAAATTTTCTTGATATTGTCAACCTTACACTGAAAACTTATAGAGCCGGAATAACTCCTTCACTGTTAGCTGAACAGATGATGGCTTTTGCAGAAGAGCGCGGCTTTGCTGATTATATGGTGCCAGGTTTTGAACACGGCATTGGCATGATGGGCGATGAATGGCGTATTGGAATAAATGACGGCCCATTCCCGTTTTGGACAAATCCTGACCATGTATACCAGGAAAATGAACTATTAATCTGCGCCATGCAGTATGCTTGTCCACAAGACAACATGGGATTCAGATATGAAAATCCGATTGTCATTCATAAAAATGGTTGTGAGCCTTTATCTACATACCCATTGACTATTGATGAAATTGAATAG
- a CDS encoding secondary thiamine-phosphate synthase enzyme YjbQ: MAAITNYITITTKGQGDIIDITPDAKAIVTNNKIQDGLLCLFIPGSTAAITTIEFEPGLQKDINIFLEKIIPRNAHYHHHDTWHDDNGSSHLRASMIGPSITVPIVDGTLTLGTWQQIVVIECDTRKRNRKIVAQIVY, from the coding sequence ATGGCAGCTATCACCAATTATATAACTATTACAACAAAGGGCCAGGGTGATATTATTGATATCACCCCGGATGCTAAAGCGATAGTTACTAATAATAAAATCCAGGATGGCTTACTGTGTCTTTTTATACCGGGATCCACTGCAGCCATCACCACCATTGAGTTTGAACCGGGATTACAAAAAGACATTAATATTTTTTTAGAAAAAATCATTCCACGCAATGCACACTACCATCATCATGACACCTGGCATGATGATAACGGTTCATCTCACCTGAGGGCATCCATGATTGGGCCATCTATCACTGTACCCATAGTTGATGGAACATTAACATTAGGAACATGGCAACAGATAGTTGTCATAGAATGCGATACTCGTAAAAGAAATAGAAAAATAGTGGCACAGATTGTATATTGA
- the prxU gene encoding thioredoxin-dependent peroxiredoxin (Most members of this family contain a selenocysteine.): MPEDFKPGCTRPSTTSPQDIQIQEQQILSKKEEHTMIQVGQKAPDFSLPAYFKGKFVEVKLSEYFGKWVVLCFYPGDFTFVUATEVSAVAEKYPEFQKLGVEVLSASVDSVFVHKMWNDIELSKMVKGGIPFPMLSDAGGKVGTLYGVYNSTAGIENRGRFLIDPDGIIVGYEVLTPPVGRNVLETIRQIQAFQLVRESKGTQATPSGWKPGKDTLKPGPDLVGKVWEVWTVDKAFD, translated from the coding sequence ATGCCAGAAGACTTTAAACCTGGGTGTACACGTCCCTCCACGACATCTCCACAGGACATCCAAATCCAAGAACAACAAATTTTATCAAAAAAGGAGGAACATACTATGATTCAGGTTGGCCAGAAAGCTCCCGATTTTTCGCTTCCTGCATATTTTAAAGGGAAATTTGTAGAAGTAAAATTATCAGAGTATTTTGGAAAATGGGTAGTACTATGCTTTTACCCAGGTGATTTCACATTTGTCTGAGCAACTGAGGTTTCTGCGGTCGCAGAAAAATATCCCGAATTTCAAAAATTAGGTGTTGAAGTACTATCAGCAAGTGTGGACAGCGTGTTTGTGCACAAAATGTGGAATGATATAGAATTATCAAAAATGGTGAAAGGTGGGATACCATTTCCAATGCTTTCTGATGCTGGTGGTAAAGTTGGTACTTTGTACGGCGTGTATAACAGTACTGCTGGTATTGAAAATCGTGGAAGATTTTTAATTGATCCGGATGGCATAATTGTTGGCTATGAAGTCCTTACACCACCCGTTGGCCGTAATGTACTTGAAACAATTCGCCAGATACAGGCTTTTCAGTTAGTACGCGAAAGCAAGGGAACACAGGCCACCCCATCCGGCTGGAAGCCAGGCAAGGACACCTTAAAGCCAGGGCCTGATCTGGTAGGGAAAGTTTGGGAAGTTTGGACAGTAGATAAAGCGTTTGATTAG
- a CDS encoding histone deacetylase: MSYTAYCFHPHYLHHKTGDSHPESPKRLEILDKYIRNNNNYSSLLYVPPRKANPDVLFYAHDPEYVATIANAKSNGITCIDGYDTVICDETYDVSLWAIGGILEVCDYILAGEATNGFCAIRPPGHHAEIAQAMGFCIFNNVAIAARYLQYNYTISKIAIIDWDAHHGNGTQHIFEADPSVFYISLHQFPFYPGTGRVDEIGIGPGYGYTLNIPMNPGSGDKIYKSAFSEIILPALERFQPEFILISAGFDAHKSDPLSSLNLSSGAYYIFTQMLMGVASQYANNRIVVVLEGGYEIQSMIESVDYVLKALME; the protein is encoded by the coding sequence ATGAGTTATACAGCATATTGCTTCCACCCTCATTACTTGCATCACAAAACAGGGGATTCTCATCCTGAATCCCCTAAGCGCCTTGAAATACTGGACAAATATATACGCAATAACAATAACTATTCATCACTGTTATATGTACCCCCACGAAAAGCTAACCCTGATGTTTTATTCTATGCTCATGATCCTGAGTATGTAGCAACGATAGCTAATGCAAAATCAAACGGAATTACCTGCATTGACGGTTATGATACGGTTATCTGCGATGAAACTTATGATGTATCATTATGGGCTATTGGTGGAATATTAGAAGTTTGTGACTATATTCTTGCCGGCGAAGCAACTAACGGTTTTTGTGCTATACGTCCACCCGGCCATCATGCAGAAATTGCTCAAGCAATGGGATTCTGCATTTTTAACAACGTTGCAATCGCTGCCCGCTATCTCCAGTATAACTATACCATAAGTAAAATTGCTATCATTGATTGGGACGCTCACCATGGCAATGGCACTCAGCATATTTTTGAAGCTGACCCCTCTGTCTTTTACATAAGCCTGCACCAATTCCCATTCTATCCAGGCACAGGCAGAGTGGATGAAATAGGAATTGGCCCTGGATACGGCTATACGCTGAATATACCTATGAATCCTGGAAGTGGCGACAAAATATATAAAAGTGCTTTCAGTGAGATAATACTCCCAGCACTTGAACGATTCCAGCCTGAATTCATTCTTATTTCAGCAGGGTTTGATGCCCATAAAAGCGACCCTCTTTCATCTCTCAATCTTTCAAGTGGAGCATATTATATCTTTACTCAAATGCTTATGGGAGTAGCTTCACAGTATGCTAATAACAGGATTGTGGTAGTTCTTGAAGGCGGGTATGAAATACAGTCAATGATAGAAAGCGTAGATTATGTACTGAAAGCTTTAATGGAATAA
- a CDS encoding CapA family protein gives MKNQVIILVLIVCAFELLCMAPEERVPKDNTATLTDHSILFVGDMMFEWAVKDTMQYHGMDYPLKKIEHFLKTFDFVMANLESPLTHSNESHVSQKYIFKATTGIAFVLAKAGISAVTLANNHMLDYGVTGLLDTITWLSKAHIQYAGAGSNTTTASLPVMHTFGSIRIAVLCYTQICSKEMIAKDTPGVNFFDLEKAKDDIRKYRFCDSVIVNIHWGNEYFYYPSSKQIDMAHALIDAGADAIIGHHPHVYQGIEIYKNKPVVYSLGNFLFGSMHEGINDNIACAFYMSEKGKMIKMQIYVIKGRFNDAIIQPEVLEGVQASQVFDHIIEISKPLGIIFTERSTKHHQYLEFIFR, from the coding sequence GTGAAAAATCAAGTGATTATATTAGTACTAATAGTTTGTGCTTTTGAACTGTTATGTATGGCACCTGAGGAACGAGTGCCTAAAGATAATACAGCCACTTTGACTGATCACAGCATTCTTTTTGTTGGCGATATGATGTTTGAATGGGCAGTTAAGGATACAATGCAGTATCATGGTATGGATTATCCTTTGAAAAAAATTGAGCATTTTTTAAAAACATTTGATTTTGTTATGGCTAACCTTGAATCACCTCTTACACACAGTAATGAGAGCCATGTAAGTCAAAAATATATTTTTAAAGCAACAACGGGTATTGCATTTGTTTTGGCAAAAGCAGGGATTTCTGCCGTTACTCTGGCAAACAATCACATGCTTGATTATGGCGTTACGGGGTTGCTTGACACTATAACCTGGCTTTCAAAAGCACACATTCAATATGCTGGTGCTGGGAGTAATACAACTACTGCTTCATTGCCTGTTATGCATACATTTGGCTCAATACGAATTGCAGTTTTATGTTATACACAGATCTGCTCAAAGGAGATGATTGCAAAGGATACTCCGGGTGTTAATTTCTTTGATTTAGAAAAAGCAAAGGACGATATCAGGAAATATCGTTTTTGCGATAGTGTCATTGTTAACATTCATTGGGGTAATGAGTATTTTTACTATCCTTCATCAAAGCAGATTGATATGGCACATGCTCTGATTGATGCAGGTGCAGATGCTATTATTGGGCACCATCCACACGTATATCAGGGTATTGAAATTTATAAAAACAAACCAGTTGTATATTCGTTAGGCAATTTTCTTTTTGGTTCAATGCATGAGGGGATTAACGATAATATTGCATGTGCTTTTTATATGTCAGAAAAGGGTAAGATGATAAAAATGCAGATATATGTAATCAAAGGGAGATTCAATGATGCTATTATACAGCCAGAAGTGCTTGAGGGCGTTCAGGCATCACAGGTGTTTGACCATATTATTGAAATTTCTAAACCGTTAGGAATTATTTTCACAGAAAGGAGCACAAAACACCATCAATACCTTGAATTTATTTTCAGGTAA
- a CDS encoding glycosyltransferase — protein MSDVLVAVVVRNNQEIVRKKLDAIVACPFAHVMPLIIDDGSNDQSPSIVADMDVHFVMHEEALGYGGALMSALTYARDYSLSSLFVLPIEAFSDWRTIAGYLQYLQQADIISGNRVATQLYGGNNNYKDIVDYFNQQTGLYIMDPFSPIKGISMQHADLFEITEFSDVALIQILIQAAHFKLKIKEFDCEYPEKELISHLEDIVAVGGIKDFITGELYLYPYTKQGH, from the coding sequence ATGAGTGATGTGCTAGTAGCAGTTGTTGTGAGGAATAACCAGGAAATAGTACGTAAAAAATTAGATGCCATTGTAGCTTGCCCCTTTGCTCATGTGATGCCGCTTATTATTGATGATGGTTCAAATGATCAGTCGCCATCAATTGTTGCAGATATGGATGTTCACTTTGTTATGCATGAGGAGGCTCTTGGTTATGGTGGTGCGTTGATGAGCGCTCTGACGTATGCACGAGATTATTCGCTGAGTTCATTGTTTGTGTTGCCTATTGAAGCTTTCAGTGATTGGCGCACTATTGCAGGATATCTGCAATATCTACAGCAGGCAGATATAATTTCTGGAAACAGGGTTGCAACACAATTGTATGGTGGAAACAATAATTATAAAGATATTGTGGATTACTTTAATCAGCAGACTGGACTTTATATAATGGACCCGTTTTCACCAATAAAAGGGATATCCATGCAACATGCTGACTTGTTTGAGATAACCGAATTTTCTGATGTTGCATTGATACAAATATTGATACAGGCTGCACATTTCAAGTTGAAAATAAAGGAGTTTGACTGTGAGTATCCTGAAAAAGAGTTGATATCTCATCTGGAAGATATTGTTGCTGTGGGTGGTATAAAGGATTTTATCACAGGCGAGCTCTATCTTTACCCATATACAAAACAGGGGCATTGA